CACCTGGTGGTAAAACTGCACACATTCTTGAACATACTCAAGACACTGAAGTGGTTGCAATCGACAGTGATATTAAACGCCTAGACCGCGTTTACGATAACCTTGAACGCCTACAACTACGTGCCGACGTAATCTGTGGTGATGCTCGCTACCCTGAAGAGTGGTGGACAGGCAGCCAGTTCGACCGCATCTTACTTGATGCTCCATGTTCAGCGACCGGTGTAATTCGCCGTCACCCTGATATTAAGTGGCTACGTCGTGCATCGGATATTGATGCACTAGCCGAGCTACAAAGCGAAATCTTGGATGCAATGTGGCGCCAGCTAAAAGAAGGCGGCACCATGGTTTATGCGACATGCTCTATCACGCCGCAAGAAAACGTGCTGCAAGTGAAAGCCTTCTTAGAGCGTACCGAGAACGCAACGCTGGTTGGGTCTGATATCGAAAAACCGGGTCGTCAAATACTGCCTGGTGAAGAAGATATGGATGGCTTCTACTACGCAGTTCTAGTAAAACAGGCATAACAACTAACAGCGGCTAAGAATTTATTTCTTAGCCGCTGTTTCTTTCTAGTGCATTATCAAAGCAAAATGAGATCACTAGAATTACAACGGCAAAAATAAGAGAAAGGCTATGAAGATCATTATTCTAGGTGCTGGACAAGTTGGCGGTACCCTTGCTGAAAACCTAGTGGGTGAAAACAATGACATCACGATCGTCGACCGTAATGCCGACCGACTTCGTGAACTTCAGGACAAATACGACCTTAGGGTTGTAAACGGTTATGCCAGCCACCCGAACACACTACGTGAAGCGGGCGCGCAAGATGCCGACATGTTGGTTGCCGTAACCAACATGGATGAAACCAACATGGCCGCATGTCAGGTTGCCTTCTCTCTGTTTAATACGCCAAACCGAATTGCTCGTATTCGTTCTCCAGAATATCTGGAAGAGAAAGAAGCGCTGTTCAAATCAGGCGCTATTCCTGTCGATCACCTGATCGCACCCGAAGAGTTAGTGACCAGTTACATTTCGCGCTTGATTCAATATCCAGGTGCATTACAGGTTGTGAGCTTTGCTGAACAGAAGGTTAGCCTAGTCGCAGTAAAAGCTTACTACGGTGGACCATTGGTTGGTAACGCACTGTCTGCTTTGCGTGAGCACATGCCGCACATTGATACTCGTGTAGCCGCTATCTTCCGTCAAGGTCGCCCTATTCGCCCACAAGGTACTACCATCATTGAAGCCGATGATGAGGTTTTCTTTGTGGCAGCGAGTAATCACATCCGCTCAGTAATGAGTGAACTGCAACGCCTAGAGAAGCCGTACCGACGCATCATGATTGTTGGCGGTGGTAACATTGGTGCAAGCTTGGCAAAACGCCTTGAGCAGAGCTACAGCATCAAGCTTATCGAGCGCAGCTACACTCGCGCCGAGAAGCTATCTGAAG
Above is a window of Vibrio atlanticus DNA encoding:
- the trkA gene encoding Trk system potassium transporter TrkA, which encodes MKIIILGAGQVGGTLAENLVGENNDITIVDRNADRLRELQDKYDLRVVNGYASHPNTLREAGAQDADMLVAVTNMDETNMAACQVAFSLFNTPNRIARIRSPEYLEEKEALFKSGAIPVDHLIAPEELVTSYISRLIQYPGALQVVSFAEQKVSLVAVKAYYGGPLVGNALSALREHMPHIDTRVAAIFRQGRPIRPQGTTIIEADDEVFFVAASNHIRSVMSELQRLEKPYRRIMIVGGGNIGASLAKRLEQSYSIKLIERSYTRAEKLSEELENTIVFCGDAADQELLTEENIDQVDVFIALTNEDETNIMSAMLAKRMGAKKVMVLIQRGAYVDLVQGGVIDIAISPQQATISALLTHVRRADIVNVSSLRRGAAEAIEAIAHGDETTSKVVGRAIGDIKLPPGTTIGAIVRGEEVLIAHDRTVIEQDDHVVMFLVDKKYVPDVESLFQPSPFFL